The following proteins are co-located in the Nitrospinota bacterium genome:
- a CDS encoding toxin-antitoxin system HicB family antitoxin encodes MAYCARINKYPNKPMSGSFNVRIGQELHRRAAVRAAGEGISLNDLVKRSVEHYVLSEEPSAVHA; translated from the coding sequence ATGGCCTACTGCGCCAGGATCAACAAGTATCCGAACAAACCGATGAGCGGCTCTTTCAATGTAAGAATCGGGCAGGAACTTCACCGCAGAGCGGCGGTCAGGGCGGCAGGAGAAGGGATATCTTTAAACGATCTGGTCAAAAGAAGCGTTGAACACTACGTGTTGAGCGAAGAACCATCCGCAGTCCACGCTTAG
- a CDS encoding YebC/PmpR family DNA-binding transcriptional regulator yields MAGHSKWAQIKHKKKIVDAKRGSMFTKLLKEITVAARLGGGDLKGNPRLRTAVTKAKSVSVPNENIDRAIKKGTGELPGVSYEEATYEGYAPGGVAVMVETMTDNKTRTVAEIRNIFVKCGGQMGETGCVTWMFSKKGEVIVEKEAASEDTVMEIALEAGAEDLDASGDSFGITTTPDALETVRSAIEGKGIKVESAEVNMIPLNTIRVDSEETARKILRLMETLEDHEDVQKVHSNFDIPDDILEKAGA; encoded by the coding sequence ATGGCGGGACATTCCAAATGGGCCCAGATAAAGCACAAGAAAAAAATCGTTGACGCAAAGCGCGGCTCCATGTTCACAAAGTTATTGAAGGAAATCACTGTGGCCGCACGGCTTGGCGGGGGGGATCTGAAAGGCAACCCGCGCCTTCGCACCGCCGTGACCAAGGCCAAGTCCGTCAGCGTTCCCAACGAAAACATAGACCGCGCCATAAAAAAAGGGACCGGCGAACTGCCCGGCGTTTCCTATGAAGAGGCCACATATGAAGGCTACGCCCCCGGCGGAGTGGCGGTGATGGTGGAGACGATGACGGACAACAAGACCCGCACCGTGGCCGAAATCCGCAACATCTTCGTCAAATGCGGCGGCCAGATGGGGGAGACAGGCTGCGTAACATGGATGTTCAGCAAAAAGGGGGAGGTCATCGTGGAAAAGGAGGCCGCCTCCGAAGACACGGTGATGGAAATCGCGCTGGAAGCCGGCGCGGAGGACCTTGACGCATCCGGGGACAGCTTTGGGATCACCACCACCCCCGATGCGCTGGAGACTGTGCGCTCGGCGATAGAAGGAAAAGGGATCAAGGTGGAATCGGCGGAGGTGAACATGATCCCGCTTAACACCATCCGGGTGGACTCGGAGGAGACGGCGCGCAAGATACTGCGGCTGATGGAGACGCTCGAAGACCATGAGGACGTGCAGAAGGTGCACTCCAATTTCGACATACCGGACGATATCCTGGAAAAGGCCGGCGCTTAA
- the ruvC gene encoding crossover junction endodeoxyribonuclease RuvC, whose amino-acid sequence MGVDPGTLVTGYGVVSESRGKRACHGWGVIRTTPKALMPLRLKQIADGLRGAIEQYDPDELSLEDSFVAKDARAALKIGQARGVIMLVAAEMGLPVAEYSPLKVKQTLVGYGMAEKEQVRVMVRQVLSLKEDPSPLDASDALALAITHLAHYPHIARAIK is encoded by the coding sequence ATCGGCGTTGATCCCGGCACGCTGGTCACCGGATACGGCGTTGTGTCCGAATCCAGAGGCAAGCGCGCCTGCCATGGATGGGGGGTGATCCGCACCACGCCAAAGGCCCTGATGCCTTTGCGTTTGAAGCAGATCGCCGACGGACTGCGGGGCGCCATCGAGCAATACGATCCAGATGAACTATCGCTGGAAGACTCTTTTGTGGCCAAGGACGCCCGGGCGGCGCTGAAAATAGGCCAGGCGCGGGGGGTGATAATGCTGGTGGCGGCCGAGATGGGGCTGCCGGTGGCGGAGTATTCGCCGCTTAAAGTCAAACAGACGCTGGTGGGCTATGGCATGGCGGAGAAAGAACAGGTGCGGGTGATGGTGCGGCAGGTCCTTTCGCTGAAGGAAGATCCCTCGCCGCTGGACGCATCCGACGCGCTGGCGCTGGCGATAACCCATCTTGCCCATTATCCACACATTGCCCGGGCCATAAAATGA
- the ruvA gene encoding Holliday junction branch migration protein RuvA, producing the protein MIARLSGKLAAKKPTWIVLDVNGVGYRVFVSLTTFYSLPDEGGAVSLDIYTHVREDAIILFGFSAAGEKEVFEKLIGVSKIGPKLGLTILSGMPFMELVDAVRRKDVGRLSLIPGVGKKTAERLTVELADKFTGFAATSYEARVAAGGGVIDDVVEALVALGYNGLEAARAAKAACSTDAGSNLETALREALKILSGPNRPGKNG; encoded by the coding sequence ATGATAGCTCGCCTTTCAGGAAAACTCGCCGCGAAAAAACCGACGTGGATAGTGCTGGACGTCAATGGGGTGGGATACCGGGTCTTCGTGTCGCTCACCACTTTTTATTCCCTGCCGGACGAGGGGGGCGCCGTGTCGCTGGACATATACACCCATGTGCGCGAGGACGCGATAATCCTGTTCGGCTTTTCCGCCGCCGGTGAAAAGGAAGTTTTTGAAAAGCTCATCGGCGTGAGCAAGATCGGGCCTAAACTGGGGCTTACAATCCTTTCGGGCATGCCGTTTATGGAGCTTGTGGACGCTGTGCGCCGAAAGGATGTCGGCAGGCTTTCGCTGATCCCCGGGGTGGGAAAGAAAACAGCGGAACGGCTGACTGTGGAGCTTGCGGACAAGTTCACGGGATTCGCCGCAACCTCTTACGAAGCTCGGGTGGCGGCGGGGGGCGGAGTGATTGACGATGTGGTGGAGGCGCTTGTGGCCCTGGGATACAATGGCCTGGAAGCGGCGCGGGCGGCAAAGGCGGCATGTTCCACTGACGCTGGATCAAACCTGGAGACTGCGTTGCGCGAGGCATTAAAGATACTCTCCGGCCCAAACCGGCCAGGCAAGAACGGATGA
- a CDS encoding protein-L-isoaspartate(D-aspartate) O-methyltransferase, with protein sequence MKAHERGPAAARRRNMIERLGAGGICDPRVLEAMAAIPRHIFVDPALADRAYDDYAAPIGEGQTISKPYTVAMMTQLAGLTGTERALEVGTGSGYQTSVLSLLAGSVVTVERLKSLSNRARKIFNELHLTNIVCLVGDGSVGAAKYAPFDVIIVTAGAPEIPEPLARQLVDGGRMIVPVGKGGEQKIALVRRSGERFKVEMKEGCKFVPLLGESGFKQKPARG encoded by the coding sequence ATGAAGGCCCACGAACGCGGACCGGCGGCCGCCAGACGCAGAAACATGATAGAGCGGCTTGGCGCCGGTGGAATTTGCGATCCTCGGGTGCTGGAGGCGATGGCCGCCATCCCCCGCCACATTTTCGTTGACCCCGCCCTTGCCGACAGGGCGTATGACGATTACGCCGCCCCCATAGGCGAAGGCCAGACCATAAGCAAACCGTACACTGTGGCGATGATGACCCAGCTTGCGGGGCTCACCGGAACGGAACGGGCGCTGGAGGTAGGTACCGGATCCGGATATCAGACCTCCGTGCTAAGCCTGCTGGCAGGGAGCGTTGTGACGGTGGAAAGGTTAAAGTCTCTGTCCAACCGGGCCAGGAAGATATTCAATGAACTTCACCTGACCAACATAGTCTGCCTTGTGGGGGACGGAAGCGTGGGCGCGGCCAAATACGCCCCGTTCGACGTGATCATAGTCACCGCCGGGGCGCCTGAAATACCCGAGCCGCTGGCGCGCCAGCTTGTGGACGGGGGGCGGATGATCGTGCCGGTGGGAAAAGGTGGTGAACAGAAGATCGCCCTTGTCCGCAGGAGCGGAGAGCGTTTTAAGGTGGAAATGAAGGAAGGGTGCAAGTTCGTTCCGCTGCTGGGTGAAAGCGGCTTCAAACAAAAGCCCGCCCGGGGGTGA
- a CDS encoding DUF2851 family protein: protein MFSTLYLDMTGLAPPIVREAGAGQSRPPVRRVREDAVKSIWMEQPWGSGHIRDVKGRKLEIISPGWLHGSSGPDFKNAVFRIDGGAAEKGDVEIHVRSSDWNFHKHNTDPRYNNTRLHVVLYCDSRAAARFTSDGAPLVEIELAPICAGALDRIRSHQPLAPGMADMKSVTGRCAASLQRIGEEKTAMLLEAAGEGRCELKSRRYMEAMRRGEGREELYSGIFEAMGYSAFKSQFRGLAVAAPLSKTRAVLENVTARKRPAVMTAILMGAAGLLVNPVTMAGGLDFESSEFINNLWEIWTDFGQRHEIKAAFTREDWRFAGTRPANFPQGRIAALAHFLASHAEGDMESLFVRAVDNFPAGGAKREIAAWMDGFSRLFPSPQESYFARRYTFGGKVIAGGPRRLVGPERAGIIFINVAAPYLLARARMKDSRADEEKIRLAFHASAAAEKNSVISFMSDRLLGNRPGMGRGTAAMQGLIQIYSDFCVANERGCGDCRFAAYAEKMASVAGKSMEIE, encoded by the coding sequence ATGTTCTCAACATTATACTTGGACATGACCGGCCTTGCCCCGCCTATCGTCCGGGAGGCTGGTGCGGGCCAATCAAGGCCGCCTGTGCGCCGCGTGCGGGAAGACGCCGTCAAGTCCATCTGGATGGAGCAGCCGTGGGGGAGCGGGCACATCCGGGACGTGAAGGGGCGGAAGCTCGAAATAATCTCACCCGGCTGGCTACATGGGTCCAGCGGTCCTGATTTCAAGAACGCCGTTTTCAGGATAGACGGCGGGGCGGCGGAAAAAGGGGACGTGGAAATACACGTCCGCTCATCCGACTGGAATTTCCACAAGCATAACACCGACCCGCGTTACAACAACACCCGCCTTCACGTCGTATTGTATTGCGACTCGCGGGCGGCGGCCCGATTCACAAGCGATGGCGCTCCTCTTGTGGAAATTGAACTGGCGCCCATATGCGCTGGGGCGCTCGACAGGATCAGGTCTCACCAGCCTTTGGCGCCGGGCATGGCGGACATGAAGTCTGTGACAGGCCGTTGCGCCGCCTCGCTGCAAAGGATCGGAGAGGAAAAGACAGCCATGCTTTTGGAGGCTGCCGGGGAAGGGCGGTGCGAGTTGAAGTCGCGCAGATACATGGAGGCTATGCGCCGGGGGGAAGGGAGGGAGGAACTTTATTCCGGGATATTCGAGGCCATGGGATACTCCGCGTTTAAATCACAATTCAGGGGGCTGGCCGTGGCGGCGCCATTGTCAAAGACCAGGGCCGTGCTGGAAAATGTCACCGCCAGAAAACGCCCCGCGGTGATGACGGCCATATTGATGGGGGCGGCCGGGTTATTGGTAAATCCTGTCACCATGGCCGGAGGGCTTGATTTCGAATCGTCTGAATTCATCAACAACCTTTGGGAAATCTGGACGGACTTCGGCCAGAGGCATGAAATAAAGGCGGCGTTCACACGGGAGGACTGGCGCTTTGCCGGCACGCGCCCGGCCAACTTCCCCCAGGGGAGGATAGCGGCCCTGGCGCACTTCCTCGCCTCCCATGCCGAGGGTGACATGGAGTCGCTTTTCGTCCGCGCGGTGGACAACTTCCCCGCCGGCGGGGCGAAAAGGGAAATTGCGGCGTGGATGGACGGATTCTCCCGGCTGTTCCCTTCCCCGCAGGAGAGCTATTTCGCGCGCCGCTACACCTTCGGCGGCAAGGTCATCGCGGGGGGGCCAAGACGGCTGGTGGGCCCGGAGAGGGCAGGAATAATATTCATAAACGTCGCCGCCCCATATCTTCTGGCCCGGGCAAGGATGAAAGACTCCCGCGCTGACGAGGAGAAAATCCGCCTTGCGTTCCATGCGTCCGCGGCGGCTGAAAAAAATTCGGTGATATCCTTCATGTCGGACAGGTTGCTGGGAAATCGGCCTGGCATGGGCCGGGGGACCGCTGCAATGCAAGGTCTAATCCAGATATATTCGGACTTCTGCGTGGCAAACGAACGCGGCTGCGGGGACTGCCGCTTCGCCGCATACGCCGAAAAGATGGCGTCCGTGGCCGGGAAAAGCATGGAAATTGAATAA
- a CDS encoding LptE family protein yields MDHITGALRAGLRGVSAIVTVAAVLSSCAYSLVGRGSALPPGVRSVSIPMFENKTGQPDLDTYVTTAVRDEFVKDGRLKVDDSQAADSILSGQITGYGIQPVAFNSSNIATEYAIGLAMTVVHKESVTGKTLTRQTVEVNWRYVTGGDVASSESQRILAVREVAKRGAQSVVSLVIEAF; encoded by the coding sequence ATGGATCATATTACGGGCGCATTGAGAGCCGGTTTGCGTGGAGTGTCCGCCATCGTTACGGTGGCTGCCGTTTTGTCATCCTGCGCCTATTCGCTGGTGGGGAGGGGAAGCGCTCTTCCTCCGGGCGTCAGGTCTGTCTCCATCCCGATGTTTGAAAACAAGACCGGCCAGCCAGACCTGGACACTTATGTCACCACCGCCGTCCGTGACGAGTTCGTAAAGGACGGACGGCTTAAAGTGGACGATTCGCAGGCGGCGGACTCCATCCTTTCAGGCCAGATCACAGGATATGGCATCCAGCCTGTGGCGTTCAATTCCTCGAACATAGCCACGGAATATGCCATCGGCCTTGCAATGACCGTCGTCCACAAGGAAAGTGTGACCGGAAAAACGCTGACCAGGCAGACAGTCGAGGTGAATTGGAGATATGTGACCGGAGGGGATGTGGCCTCCTCTGAAAGCCAAAGGATACTGGCCGTGCGGGAAGTGGCGAAAAGAGGGGCCCAATCTGTGGTCTCCCTGGTGATCGAGGCTTTTTAA
- the hflX gene encoding GTPase HflX, translating into MKTVYGATTGLKPSQQRALERIYRRKVPPELAFTSDLAVTCCRISWEIGRQIGVLIDRRGRIEYVIAGDQSEVVIPSLGRIKTGAGKLKGLRLVHTHLKNEPLSKDDLTDLAMLRLDLVTALGVGKDGQPATVYTAHLNPSLAAPNPWKLLDPAPFQTFDFNFGEFIGGLETEISRHDSRREEKGTLKAVLVHISNLPGIEAEERLDELSELARTEMIVAVDRAVFRGSPNPRNLLGSGRVKDVVVRSMSLEADMILFDQEITPAQARWIGAMTEMPILDRTQLILRIFARRAFSADGKLKVELARLSYALPRIGTKDDALSRIRGGIGLRGPGETSMEIARRRIKDRISAIHGKLKKLGLGREQRRSLRKRSGARQVAVIGYTNAGKSTLLNALTKSSVLVEDKLFATLDPASRRIRFPKNMEVIFSDTVGFIRDLPDGLLDAFRSTLEELNDADLLLHLVDVSAHDFEAAIRTVEEILGRIGLAKIPRRLVFNKVDLIDPAMAENLARRYGALLISAAARTGLDALTLEIASELDRIAVEKTRQAVFEE; encoded by the coding sequence ATTAAGACGGTCTACGGCGCCACCACCGGGCTTAAACCCTCGCAACAAAGGGCGCTGGAACGCATTTACAGGCGCAAGGTCCCGCCTGAACTTGCATTCACCTCCGATCTCGCGGTGACTTGCTGCCGCATCTCATGGGAGATAGGCAGGCAGATCGGCGTATTGATAGACAGGCGCGGCAGGATAGAATATGTGATCGCCGGGGACCAGTCCGAAGTGGTCATCCCGTCCCTCGGAAGGATAAAGACCGGCGCGGGAAAACTCAAGGGATTGCGCCTTGTCCACACCCATCTCAAAAATGAACCTCTGAGCAAGGACGACCTGACAGACCTGGCCATGCTAAGGCTCGACCTTGTCACGGCGCTGGGAGTGGGGAAGGACGGCCAGCCGGCCACCGTGTACACCGCCCACTTGAATCCATCCCTGGCCGCGCCGAATCCATGGAAGCTTCTTGACCCGGCTCCATTCCAGACCTTCGACTTTAATTTCGGCGAATTTATCGGCGGGCTGGAAACTGAAATCTCCCGCCATGACTCTCGCAGGGAAGAAAAAGGAACGTTAAAAGCGGTGCTCGTCCACATTTCCAACCTTCCAGGAATCGAGGCGGAAGAGAGGCTCGACGAGCTTTCGGAGCTTGCCAGGACAGAGATGATCGTGGCGGTGGACCGCGCGGTGTTCCGCGGTTCGCCAAACCCGCGGAACCTGCTGGGATCGGGAAGGGTGAAGGACGTTGTGGTGCGTTCCATGTCCCTGGAGGCGGACATGATACTGTTCGACCAGGAGATCACCCCCGCCCAGGCGCGCTGGATCGGCGCAATGACGGAGATGCCGATACTGGACAGGACGCAGCTTATCCTGCGGATATTCGCCCGGAGGGCCTTTTCGGCGGACGGCAAGCTCAAGGTGGAGCTTGCGCGCCTGAGCTATGCATTGCCGAGGATCGGAACGAAGGACGACGCCCTTTCGCGTATCCGGGGGGGCATAGGCCTGCGAGGCCCCGGCGAGACATCCATGGAAATCGCCCGGCGGCGGATCAAGGACAGGATCAGCGCAATACACGGCAAGCTTAAAAAGCTCGGCCTCGGCCGGGAGCAACGCCGCAGCCTGCGTAAAAGGTCCGGCGCCCGCCAGGTGGCGGTGATCGGATATACGAACGCGGGCAAGTCAACCTTGCTCAACGCGCTTACGAAAAGCTCCGTGCTCGTGGAGGACAAGCTCTTCGCCACGCTCGACCCCGCGTCGCGAAGGATAAGGTTCCCGAAAAACATGGAGGTGATCTTCTCCGACACCGTGGGCTTCATACGCGACCTTCCCGACGGGCTGCTCGACGCCTTCCGCTCCACCCTCGAAGAACTCAACGACGCTGATCTGCTGCTCCACCTTGTGGACGTGTCGGCCCATGATTTTGAGGCCGCCATAAGGACGGTGGAGGAAATACTCGGGCGCATAGGGCTTGCGAAGATACCGCGCCGGCTGGTGTTCAACAAGGTGGACTTGATCGATCCGGCGATGGCCGAAAACCTCGCCCGGCGCTACGGGGCATTGTTGATAAGCGCCGCCGCGCGGACGGGGCTTGACGCGCTCACGTTGGAGATAGCCTCCGAGCTGGACCGCATCGCCGTTGAAAAGACCCGCCAGGCCGTTTTCGAGGAATAA
- a CDS encoding MCP four helix bundle domain-containing protein, with protein MKLSTKLIAGFAAVAVITAITGAIGFFGISRAITGLEEVGRVRMPSVQGLLMMAEGQAAAGMAMRTLTISELSIDKRKAQYDMQSKYLDKAKKGLAIYEPLPQTAEEAKMWSQFKPLWEKWRAELDKAVANSRKFDEMKISDAMELRYSIKSLLLEHFNWAQSLVESIAQKKEFKGQLDATQCNFGKWYFSYKPENPDLQKAFDEIEYPHNNLHALGKRAVELMAAGKYAEASGLIPEVRKASHSVEEQMEKIHEIAGVADELMLVNQTQVLGPVADTFRESNALLEKLVELNVTLANDAFSSADSNARLSEVTMIVAVIISVILAMTLGVWLARSISKPIMGIVEELGEGSTQVNAAAGEISSASQSLAEGSTEQASSLEETSSALEEITSMTSQNADNANHANSLAKETRGEAEKGAVAMNEMIEAMSAINKSSEEISKIIKVIEEIAFQTNLLALNAAVEAARAGEHGKGFAVVAEEVRNLAQRSATAAKDTASLIEDAVKKAANGGDIANRAGQTLTGIVESVKKVTDLVAEIAAASNEQAQGVGQVSTAVSQMDKVTQQNAANAEETAAASEELSAQAETLNSIVGKLTGLVEGTASKSAGKAPSAVKHTAAKKLKALPGHVAHTAPKGAARHTAEPAKPKPEGKPEHLIPLDDDFKDF; from the coding sequence ATGAAACTTTCAACCAAACTAATAGCCGGTTTCGCGGCGGTGGCGGTGATCACCGCCATAACTGGAGCCATAGGATTTTTCGGGATCAGCAGGGCCATAACCGGCCTTGAGGAGGTTGGCCGCGTCCGGATGCCTTCCGTGCAGGGCTTGCTGATGATGGCCGAGGGGCAGGCGGCGGCCGGGATGGCCATGCGCACCCTCACGATAAGCGAGCTTTCTATCGACAAGCGCAAGGCTCAGTACGACATGCAGTCGAAATACCTGGACAAGGCCAAGAAAGGGCTGGCCATTTATGAGCCTCTTCCGCAGACCGCCGAGGAGGCGAAGATGTGGAGCCAGTTCAAGCCACTGTGGGAGAAATGGAGGGCCGAACTGGACAAGGCCGTGGCCAACTCCAGGAAGTTCGACGAAATGAAGATCAGCGACGCGATGGAACTTAGGTACAGTATAAAATCGCTACTTCTCGAGCATTTTAACTGGGCGCAAAGCCTGGTTGAATCAATAGCCCAGAAAAAAGAGTTCAAGGGGCAATTGGACGCCACACAGTGCAACTTCGGAAAGTGGTATTTCAGCTATAAACCCGAGAATCCGGATTTACAGAAGGCGTTCGACGAAATAGAGTACCCTCATAACAACCTGCACGCGCTCGGAAAGCGGGCTGTTGAACTGATGGCCGCCGGTAAATACGCCGAGGCTTCCGGCCTGATCCCGGAGGTGCGGAAGGCCAGCCATTCTGTCGAGGAACAGATGGAAAAAATCCATGAAATCGCCGGCGTGGCGGACGAACTGATGCTGGTCAACCAGACGCAGGTGCTAGGGCCTGTGGCGGATACTTTCCGCGAATCCAACGCGCTGCTGGAAAAACTTGTCGAACTTAACGTCACCCTGGCCAACGACGCATTCAGCTCGGCTGATTCCAACGCCAGGCTGTCCGAGGTGACGATGATCGTGGCCGTTATCATATCGGTGATACTGGCGATGACTTTGGGAGTGTGGCTGGCGCGGTCCATCTCCAAGCCGATCATGGGCATAGTTGAGGAATTGGGCGAGGGGAGCACCCAGGTGAACGCGGCCGCCGGCGAGATTTCGTCTGCCAGCCAGTCGTTGGCCGAGGGCTCCACGGAGCAGGCCAGCTCGCTTGAGGAGACATCTTCGGCGCTGGAGGAAATAACCTCCATGACCAGCCAGAACGCGGACAACGCAAACCACGCCAACTCGCTTGCCAAGGAGACCCGTGGCGAGGCTGAGAAGGGCGCCGTGGCGATGAACGAGATGATCGAGGCGATGTCTGCCATAAACAAGTCGTCCGAGGAGATAAGCAAGATCATCAAGGTGATCGAGGAAATCGCGTTCCAGACCAACCTGCTGGCGCTCAACGCGGCGGTGGAAGCGGCCCGGGCCGGAGAGCACGGCAAGGGCTTTGCGGTCGTGGCCGAGGAAGTGAGGAACCTGGCGCAAAGGTCGGCGACGGCGGCCAAGGACACAGCCTCGCTTATCGAGGACGCGGTGAAAAAAGCGGCCAACGGCGGAGACATCGCCAACCGCGCCGGGCAGACGCTCACAGGGATCGTGGAAAGCGTGAAGAAGGTGACGGATCTTGTGGCGGAGATCGCCGCCGCCTCAAACGAGCAAGCCCAGGGCGTTGGGCAGGTTAGCACCGCCGTTTCCCAGATGGACAAGGTGACCCAGCAGAACGCCGCCAACGCGGAGGAGACCGCCGCCGCCTCCGAGGAGCTTTCCGCCCAGGCGGAGACGCTAAACTCCATTGTCGGCAAGCTTACGGGGCTTGTGGAAGGGACTGCCTCAAAGTCCGCCGGCAAGGCCCCGTCCGCTGTAAAGCATACCGCGGCGAAAAAATTGAAGGCGTTGCCAGGCCATGTGGCCCACACGGCTCCGAAGGGGGCGGCCAGGCACACAGCCGAGCCGGCCAAGCCAAAGCCGGAAGGCAAGCCGGAGCATCTCATCCCGCTGGACGACGATTTCAAGGATTTTTAA
- the ybgF gene encoding tol-pal system protein YbgF, whose product MGLLLGVTFLALTAASGCASNDTGKLKDDVDALKNQVWSLQKQTSELNLRLAYVNDDLSYLTERVGEFEEREYRAHASSQGKKEKGGALKEIQTAASEPPADGANQPERGFDTPPESRFKDLSPEEMYKESLVYFNKKDYSSAVAGFNYLIRRHPGASVAPNAQYWIGEAFFEQKRYLRAAEEFRKVTARYPGAPKTADAMLKTAQCKLALDQTAEGEEILKELINKHPDSAAAATAKKIMERPGEPKN is encoded by the coding sequence GTGGGGTTGCTTCTTGGCGTCACGTTTCTCGCGCTTACTGCGGCGTCCGGATGCGCGTCCAATGACACCGGCAAACTCAAGGACGACGTGGATGCGCTCAAAAACCAGGTCTGGAGCCTTCAGAAGCAGACGTCGGAGCTTAACTTAAGGCTGGCGTATGTCAATGACGATCTTTCATATTTGACGGAGCGGGTCGGGGAATTCGAGGAGAGGGAATACAGGGCCCACGCATCCTCGCAGGGGAAAAAGGAGAAGGGGGGAGCGTTAAAAGAAATCCAGACAGCCGCTTCCGAACCGCCTGCCGACGGGGCCAATCAGCCTGAAAGGGGATTTGATACGCCGCCGGAGTCACGGTTCAAGGACCTTTCGCCGGAGGAAATGTACAAAGAGTCGCTTGTTTACTTTAACAAAAAGGATTATTCCTCCGCCGTGGCCGGTTTCAACTATCTGATACGCCGCCATCCGGGCGCCAGCGTGGCGCCCAACGCGCAATACTGGATAGGAGAGGCGTTTTTCGAGCAGAAAAGGTATTTGCGGGCCGCAGAAGAGTTCCGGAAGGTGACCGCCCGGTATCCGGGCGCACCGAAAACGGCAGACGCCATGTTGAAGACAGCACAGTGCAAACTTGCCCTTGACCAGACGGCCGAGGGGGAGGAGATTCTCAAGGAACTGATAAACAAGCATCCTGACAGCGCCGCCGCGGCAACCGCGAAAAAAATAATGGAGCGGCCAGGGGAGCCAAAAAACTAG